A region of the Salvia splendens isolate huo1 chromosome 11, SspV2, whole genome shotgun sequence genome:
tttagaaaaaataattcGATTTTTGATTCTATGTGAATTAGGCCAAAATTCAAAGCAAAATCCAAATGTTTATCTAACAAATATATCTTGAGTATGTTTTGCTTTGGCTAGATGGTTAATATAAGTATAAACACTATGCGACCTAAAATCTTAAATTGATATTGACGCCTAATATCATActataatttttcaaaaatttatatttttttacaaaCTTTAAGCTTAACATATAGTATCACGAACTTAAATAGTTATTGATTTTTTTCCTACAAGAGACAAAATTCAACTACATTAAAACGAGATGAATAACCATATCTGACTCCTAATTTTAAGACTTTATAATCACATAACTATCATTTTTCAGTGATAACTAAATCTTACTGGGTAATGTTAATAACAAATGAATTGTAACCGGATTTTGCAGGCGGGAGAAATTCAACACTATTCAATTTTGTAACattatatatcaaatttaaaatttattttttttaataaaaaaatcgtAATATTAGTCGCAAATATCCTAATTTTATATAGCCGGCCATTATTTTCTACCGTTTATATGCGCTTATAATTTCTTTCTTCACCCTTTTCATCTTACCAGCCACCCAAAACCTAAAATTTATTCGCAAATGTTTTTAACAGTTACATGGGCATTTAAAAGAGGCCCATGTGATACATAGAATTGATGGGTCAAATGTTGAAGGTCCATTATTTTTTGTGGCAGTCAAACTACTAAAATGCAACCACGAGCCTAGTAGCGCCATCCGCATCCCGAAACCCGCTCTGGCTCATGCCCTGGCTCGCAACCCGTGTCGTTATGATTTTGGAGACGTGCGTTATTATTTGTATTCAGTCTCATTTTCAACCACTTATTTTGTCGTCTTTCATTCTAAATGCTTCAATTTCTCGATTCGCACTTAACTTGAACGTTGTATTGATTTCTATTTGATTGcctttttttgtgtgtttttcgATCATTTTATTCGCTTTAATTTTACCCTTTCTTATTTGACGTCAGTGTGTAATCCTAATAGAGAACGTTATAAATTTTTCCACACTCATCATACTTTGTTGCTTGTCTTTTTGTCATTTATAAAATACCACTCTCTCCGTCTCATCTAATTTGAGTCGTATtactttttgggatgtcccaactaagttgagtcattttcctttttgacaaaaaacaaaacatctaatcaatcttactttattccaccacttactttactttctctttatcttttatactttattcttctctcttactttttaacacaatttcttaatcctCGTGCACAAAAGTTTTaattcaacttagttggaacggaGGGATTACTAATAATTTGTGAATAAGCTGTAGCCATATCATTAGTTTGTTGATGTCTTAGACTATTTGAAGACATATTAGCGATGGCCgaaaaatttattttggactatTATGTAGTAGTCCAAATTTGGGAATTGATCTCAAATCAATGATGCGATGTATACACGAAATGTTTTTTAAATGTACAACTTTGGGAATTAGATTTCAAAATTTAGTTATGTTAAAATAGTCTCATGATTTGATCTTTATGATGTTCATCCGCCCCTAAAATATTGTTCACTTTACTTTATTTCCCATTTTTGGTAATTGGATCTACTAACTaattatactcacattttattataaaattaatatataaatataggacatacattccactaaattttttttctctcacttttcttcatatttcttaaaatctgtgttgAGTCAAACATGAACTATATTAGCGGAcagaagaaataatattattataacatAAAACCAATcttaacaaattaaaaaataattaaaataccaATCTCaacaaattcaaaaataattaaaatacagtACTCATTTAACATTTTAACTTATTCAATTGTTAAAATAGTGTAAAATTACAGTAGTCATCGACGGTCCATGTCTCTCCCTCTCACTCTATAGAATCCGCCCAAGTCCAACTCTGACTCTGACAGATTAATAACTGAATTCGAAATCCCAAATTTTCCCTCGCATTTCAAATTCTCAACAGAATTTGTAACTTCCTCCTTTCTCTAAATTCAACTGCAGTTATCTCTCTCACACCTCCTTCCTTCTCCACAAATTCATTTCGAAATTCGCTTACACACTTCTGCAAAAAATATCTCCCAATTCTCGACTTCTTGGATTCCGAAATGACGGATGAAAAGAAACCCGCTGAACCGCCTGCTCCGATCGATCCAAAACCGCCTGCTCCGGTCGATTCAACTCCGCCAGCTCCGGTTGATCCAACACCGCCTGATCCGATAGATCCAACCCCTCCTGCTCCGGTCGATCAAACGCCTCCTGCTCCGGTTTATATAACCCCTCCTGCTCCGGTCGATCAAACCCCTCCTGTTCCAGTCGATTCAACACCACCTGCTCCGGTCGATTCAACCCCGCCTGCTCCGATTGATCCAACCCCGCCTTCGCCGGTCGATCAAACGCCCCCTGCTCCGGTTGATATAACCCCTCCTGCTCCGGTCGATCAAACCCCTCCTGCTCCGGTCGATTCAACACCACCTGCTCCGGTCGATTCAACACCACCTGCTCCGGTCGATTCAACCCCTCCTGCTCCGGTCGATTCAACCCCGCCTGCTCCGATTGATCCAACCCCGCCTTCGCCGGTCGATCAAACGCCCCCTGCTCCGGTTGATATAACCCCCCCTGCTCCGGTCGATCAAACCCCTCCTGCTCCGGTCGATTCAACAGCACCTGCTCCGGTCGATTCAACAGCACCTGCTCCGGTCGATTCAACAGCACCTGCTCCGGTCGATTCAACACCACCTGCTCCGGTCGATTCAACCCCTCCTGCTCCGGTCGATTCATCCCCTCCTGCTCCGGTCGATTCAACCCCGCCTGCTCCGATTGATCCAACCCCACCTTCGCCGGTCGATCAAACGCCCCCTGCTCCGGTTGATATAACCCCTCCTGCTCCGGTCGATTCAACACCACCTGCTCCGGTCGATTCAACCCCTCCTGCTCCGGTCGATCAAACCCCTCCTGCTCCGGTTGATATAACCCCTCCTGCTCCGGTCGATCAAATCCTTCCTGTTCCGGTCGATTCAACACTGCCTGCTCCGGTCGATTCAACACCTCCTACTCCGGTCGATTCAACGCCTACTGCTCCGGTCGATCAAACGCCTCCTGCTCCGGTCGATTCAACGCCTCCTGCTCCGGTCGATCAAACGCCTCCTGCTCCGGTTGATATAACCTCTCCTGCTTCGGTCGATCAAACCCCTCCTGCTCCGATTGATCCAACCCCACCTTCTCCGGTAGATCAAACGCCTACTGCTCCGGTCGATCAAACCCCTCCTGCTCCCATTGATCCAACCCTGCCTTCTCCGGTCGATCAAACGCCTCCTGCTCCGGTCGATCAAACCCTGCCTTCTCCGGTCGATCAAACCCCTCCTGCTCCGGTCGATAAAACCCCGCCTGCTTCGGTCGATAAAATCCCGCCTCCCGAGGAGAAAGTGACTGCACAGGAATTTCGCGACGCGCTCTACAACTTACCGTGGAGTTCGATTTTCGCTCCCTATCCTCATATTGAATATCAAGGAGGAACGAATTTCACAGTGGGTTGTGAGTTTTCGTCCACTGATAGCAGTAGTAGTGAAGATGATGAGAGTGCTCATCTCCCAGTAAGCCGCTtaatcttgttttcttgatttctgattttgcaTATATCTGTTTAATCGTGTCTTTCCTTCTATTTGGAAGCAGTTATGTGAGACCGGGCCTTCAACTCCGGTTCTTTCACCTCCggaaggggctgtagaagaaaGTCTTGTTTACGCAGTAAGCCTCTtaatcttgttttcttgattttccAATTTTGTACATATCTTTTAATTGCgtctttcctttttttggaaGCGGTTATGTGAGACCGGGCTTTTATCTCCGGTTGTTTCACCTCGGGAAGGGGCCGTAGCAAAAAATATACCCGATCATGTAATAGTCCCTTTTCTTGACTATTCATACTTGATTTggtgtttcttgttttcttgactTCTGTTTTTACATATATCTGTTGTGTCTTTCCTTTTATTTGGAAGCAGATATCTGAGACCGGTTCTTCATCTCCGATTCTTTCACCTCCGGAAGGGGCCTTAGAAGAAAATCTACCTGATCATGTAATTAGCCCTTTTCTTGACTACTCATACTTGATTTGGagtttcttgttttcttgactTCTGATTTATATATGTCTATTTAATTGTGTCTTTCCTATTATTTGGAAGCAGAAATGTGAGGCCGCGCCTTCATCTCGGGTTCTTTCACCTCCGGAAGGGGCCGTAGCAGAAAATATATCCGATCATGTAATAGTCCTTTTACTTGACTACTCTTACTTGATTTGGTGTTTCTTGTTTTTTTGACATCTGATTTTACATATATCGGTTGTGTCTTTCCGATTATTTGGAAGCAGAAATGTGAGGCCGTGCCTTCATCTCCGGTTCTTTCACCTCCAGAAGGGGCCGTAGCAGAAAAGCTATCCGATCATGTAACAGTCCCTTTTCTTGACTACTCTTACTTGATTTGGTGTTTCTTGACTTCTCATTTTACATATATCTGTTGTGTCTTTCCTATTATTTGGAAGCAGAAATGTGAGGCTGCGCCTTCATCTCCGGTTCTTTCACCTCCGGAAGGGGCCGTAGCAGAAAAGCTATCCGATCATGTAACAGTCCCTTTTCTTGACTACTCTTACTTGATTTGGTGTTTCTTAGTTTTCTTGACTTCTGATTTTTACATATATCTGTTGtgtctttctttttatttggaAGTAGATATCGGAGACCGGGTCTTCACCTTCGATTTGTTCACCTCTGGAAGTGGCCGTGGCAGAAAATCTATCCGATCATGTACCAGTCCTTTTACTTGACTACTCTTACTTGATTTggtgtttcttgttttcttgactTCTGATTTTACATATATCTGCGGTGTCTTTCCTATTATTTGGAAGCAGGAATGTGAGGCCGCGCCTTCATCTCTGGTTCTTTCACCTCCGGAAGGGGCCGTAGCAGAAAAGCTGTCCGATCATGTAACAGTCCCTTTTCTTGACTACTCTTACTTGATTTGGTGTTTCTTAGTTTTTTTGACTTCTGATTTTACATATATCTGTTGTGTCTTTCCTTTTATTTCGAAGCAGATATCGGAGACCGGGTCTTCACCTTCGATTTGTTCACCTCTGGAAGTGGCCGTGGCAGAAAATCTATCCGATCATGTACCCGTCCTTTTACTTGACTACTCTTACTTGATTTggtgtttcttgttttcttgactTCTGATTTTACATATATCTGCTGTGTCTTTCCTATTATTTGGAAGCAGGAATGTGAGGCCGCGCCTTCATCTCTGGTTCTTTCACCTCCGGAAGGGGCCGTAGCAGAAAAGCTGTCCGATCATGTAACAGTCCCTTTTCTTGACTACTCTTACTTGATTTGGTGTTTCTTAGTTTTTTTGACTTCTGATTTTACATATATCTGTTGTGTCTTTCCTTTTATTTCGAAGCAGATATCGGAGACCGGGTCTTCATATCCTGTTCTTTCACCTCCGGAAGGGGCCGTAGCAGAAAATCTATCCGATCATGTACTCGTCCTTTTTCTTGACTACTATACTTGATTTGGTGTTTCTTGTTGTCTTGACTTCTGATTTTACATATATCTGTTGTgtctttcattttatttggaagCAGATATCTGAGACCGGGTCTTCATCTCCGATTGTTTCACCTCCGGAAGGGGCCATAGCAGAAAATCTACCTGATCATGTAATAGTCCCTTTTCTTGACTACTCTTACTTGATTTGGTGttccttgttttcttgatttctgATTTTACATGTctgtttaattgtgtgtttccTTTTATTTGGAAGCAGAAATGTGAGACTGCGCCTTCATCTCCAGTTCTTTCACCTCCAGAAGGGGCCATAGCAGAAAATCTATCCGATCATGTAATAGTCCTTTTACTTGATTACTCTTACTCGATTTggtgtttcttgttttcttgactTCTGATTTTACATATATCTGTTGTGTCTTTCCTTTTATTTGGAAGCAGTTATCTGCGGTTGGGGCTTCATCTCCGGTTCTTTCACCTTCGCTATTGGACGTAGCAGATAATCTACATGTAATAGTCCCCTATCTTGACTACTCTACTTGATTTggtgtttcttgttttcttgactTCTGATTTTATATATATCTGTTTATTTGTGGCTTTCCTTTTATTTGGAAGCCGTTATGGGAGTGCGTGCCTCCACCTCCAGTTCTTTCACCTCTGGAAGGGAAGGTAGCAGAAAATCCACTTGATCATGTAATAATCTCTTTTCTTGACTACTCATACCTGATTTGGTGTTTCCTTTTTGGGGGGTTTCCAAAATAATTATGTGTGAAATTGATTTGCCTGTCCAGGAAGCTATTGAAGCTGCATTCAGAGGTCATCCTCGCCTGCTTATGAAGCAGAAAATCGCTGGTTTCGATGAAACAGTAACCTACTAATCCTAATTCTTGATTAGTGTTACCCTTAATATAGGGTTTATTTGGTTTTATGAGATTAATGGTGATGCATCACATTACATTGCCTTCCAGGGTGATTCGGATTTTGATCCAGACGATACAGTAGTAAGCAAATTAACCTTGTTTCTTGAGTAATATTAACCCCAATATTGGTGTttatataagaaaaataaactGATTTCCTGCCAGAATGATTGGGAAGATGATGATAGATTGGATCGACCTGTGTTCTCTCCGCGTTACATGAATACAGTAAGCCATTTTGTGATGTAATATTAACCCAATATGGTGTTTGTCGGTTATTagttgtaaataattatgtgtaTTATTGACAGGGAGCTGGACTGGTGAATTTAAAGAATACATGCTTCATGAATTCGGTTTTGCAATGCTTGGTGCATACTGTACTATTTTTTGAGGGCATTATTTACCAAAGAAACTCATTGCTGTGCGTTTGTAAGTATATTCGATGCTACTTTAGTGTAATTTCCTTGGTGGATGAGTTATTGGCGATCAACTTTTAATGTTTTTGAACATCAACTGCAGGTCCCAATAAAACGTTCTGTCTGAAGTGCAGCCTCGAAGAGCTATTTCGATCACTTACTTCGGGAATGACATATTATAGGCCAGAGACACTAGCTCAGAATTTAAGCCGTATCACTTTTTTAACGCATACTTAGATATGCAGAGTTTCAATAAATGAAACTCAAGCTCAATCTTGAGCTCGAATATCATTTGCTTTCAAGATTTGTTTTTTTGAACTGTGAATAAAATTGGCTATCATTTGTTCAAGTTTGTGGCTTTTGAATTGTGTGTAGCAGAGATTTACAGATTAATGTGCACGTTTATTCATGCAATTCTGTTAATTGTTTTCTCAATGATTCTTTGACTCACCTGCTAGACATTTCACCTACCTTCAAAGTGGGTCAACAGGAGGATGCTCATGAATACCTTTTGAAGTTATGGAATAAACTAATGGAGTGTGACAAGTATCTTGACGATAAGGATAATGAACATAAAATCTTTGTCGCACGACTGTTTCGTGGCCGTCTTGTCAACAAGGTGATATCAGTATTCTTCACCTTTTTTGTTTGTGACATGCACAGTTTTCCTCAATGGCGCGGAACACATTTccatgaagctgaaatttacattGCTCTGTTACCTGCAGGTCATGTGTTCATGTGGTAAGATTTCTAGTAAGACAGAGGATGCATGGGATCTGCAATTACCTATTGAGAATTCGGACACTCTCATCGGTGCTCTGCAAACTTATATACTAACAGTAGTGCCTGACTTTCGCTGTGAAAATTGTGGGAATGAAGGTATAGTACAGAAAATTGATCTGGATCAGCTTCCACCTGTTGTCACGTTTCACCTGAAGAGGTTTGACAGATTGAACAACAAAATCAAAAAGCATGTGTCGTTTCCACCTAAGTTGGACTTGAAACCTTTCACTCGTACTAAAGTGACTTTTTCCTTCCCTAGTATACTGAAAGTGAGTTTTCTTTTAGTTTATTTATCCCAACAAACAAAGGCATGGTCTTTTTATTGTTCTGGTGTTTATTCTTAAGTTTCAATGTCTTTTTTGCTGGTTTTGCAGTTTCCTTATGACTACGAGCTCTATGCTATTTTAGTGCATGAAGGGGAGACACCGACCGCAGGTCATTACTACAGCTTTATTCGCTTAAACTCCAATGAGTGGTACAGATATGAGGATTCACAAGTAATGCACTGAAACCTCTTTATCATACTTGTGTTATTTTGATTTGTAAATTTATCTATTTAATAGCTGAGTATTCTACTTGTGTAGGTTACAGCTGTAGATGAAGAAGAAGTTTTCAAGCAGATGGCTTATATTCTTTTCTATGCTCCGGGCGGCGAGACTAACTTTACAGATGCCGTTCTAGCTCTGCAATCATCGGAAGGATTTACTCCTTTTGAGCATGCACAGGGTGATGAAGTAGGCAGATCAAAGAAAGCTGGTAAAGGTGCAACAAAAAAAGCTGCTGATAGAGATGAAAGTTTGATTGCTAAGAAAAAAGCTGCTGATAGAGATGAAAGTTTGATTGCTAAGAAAAAAGCTGCTGATGAAGGTGTAAGTGTGGTTGCTGTGAAAAAAGGTgctgataaaaataaaagttcgaCTTCTGAGGGAAAATGGGAGGTTCAGAAACGAAGGCAACGAAGGATAAAACTATGATTGGCTAGGAAATGGAGGGTAAAGACAGTGATCCTCTGTCAAGTACAGATTTTGGAAATGCAACACAGGCTATTGTTTGAATATTAACTCTTGATTCAGTACCCAATATATACTTTAGGCAATTCATTGCACAATTTGTGAGGAAAATAATTGCAGTATATACTCtattgttgttttcttttgcAAGTACATGTGCAAAAATAGGATGTTTAGGTCAATGTAGTTGGTTCTGAATTTGCAGTTAGATACGTTACAGTGTTCCAGAAAATAAGTGAACTTTGATTGGAAATGAAAGTTGAAACACATAATATGGCCTTTGATTTATTGTTGAACTGGAACAGCAGCATAGATGTGCTTGTCATTTTGGGGTGGAAGATGATGACAACGACGACTCTACTTGACTATCATCGCATTTAACTTTCTTGATTAGTTGAGCTTTGCCATTGTGGTTCACGACCAGCATGTTGCATCGGATCTTCTTTGCGTAGTATTCTATGTGCTTCTTATCGTGGTACCTGTCAAATACCACTAGTGTGGCATGTAAAGTGCTGATCTGTTCGATGACCCGCAGTTGCAGCGGATGCCCCATTTCAGTTCTAATCTCTGGAACCACCTGCAAACACACTCTTAATAATACTAACCATCAAAATATATAGTAGTGAACAGTTAATGTACCCCATATTTTCGACATAGATGGATAAGTCGTTCGAGTTTCTGATACTTGAAATCAAAATTGAGCTCATTTCTCTGTAATAATGGCATAAGATCCTCCAAGTCCATGCCCCATTTGTCAGACCAGGTCTTGGTAGACACTGCATGCAGAGGGATATTAGTGTAAAGATATagtaatatagtagtagtagataTTGATGATTTAAGACTTACAAGGAATATTGAGGTATGGTGATATGCCAAGAATGCTTATCTTGGAAGAAGTATCAAAGGAGAAGTTGTGTAGCACCCATTCAAGAATCTCCATTGAGAAGTCTTTGAGGGCGTCCATCACAATAAGCACTCTTTTGGGAGACTCATCAAACACCACATTTTCTGCGTAATGTGTTCTGCTCATAGGAAAGCAGATAGGCATGATGTTTAGAGAGAGGTGAGTGAGGAAGAggtttgaagcatgattatgaaGATGCTATATAATGAAAGAAAATGGTTTTTGGATTTGTGGGAAATGGGTAAATTAAATGCATGGTGCGTATCGAAGTCATTTGCATAAACTATGTCATTCCAGCACAATGCCAAACGACTAACTTGGTTTTCTAAGTAGAGAAAAAGTGTTACTTCTTCTATTTGTCTATTAGGAAAAAATGCTGCGAAAATACCTAGTGGTAGGTGACTTAGTTAGAAGTAGAATAATTTACTACGTTAAATTCAAATGTGCATTCATCATGCACTAACGTGAATATCAATATTAAAACACCCTTCTTCAATTCATTATCGATAGCTTAAGCACTCAATTAATTATCGATAGTTTAGGCTCGTACTAAGGAGTTGCTTCATTTCAAACTCGTATAATTGAACttcttcaattttcattgaaaattttgattttcgccgttcccgcttccaccgtcgtcattgagcaagcttttagtgtcggcggttgtgtcctagacgacaaaaggagcaatctctccgccataAACATGGAAGgcactatgttacttgatgattgggcaaaggcggacatgagagcacaagagccggattttgACTttcgtgtagagagtgatggtgaagacttTTCCACCGATGACGAGGTCGGAAGCAAGGGCGCTCAACAATATCAATGACGGGGGGCGGTGAATGGCGAGCacggccgaccaaaaaggtaaacaaggtaagagaactacgtgagttttgattcctcaataaaattgtggatacgtagacaactcaacttaaatttgaaaagtttaactttgaaaatttaagttgagctcaagcccttttcaattttttccttcccccccccatttcatgtttttatttatgtttcgacgacacttgtaaattatatcacgttgttgtatatgtattgtaaattgtaatgtatcgttgtccgttacaactcaaattcaataaaattgatatgattttcaccgtattcgtcttatttcaatttaaattatctattgtcttgttccaatttattgtataagtccaaaattccaaattacatataaaaaaaccgccaaaccgaaccggaaccgcgaGGAACTgtccgaaaaccgccggttcagaaCCGAAACCAGAACcaccggttttcgaaccggaaccggaaccggaaccggaaccgtgaaatagcctcacggttcggttccggttccacctTTCTCGaaatcggaaccggaaccgccgatttacgaaccgtgggcatgtctacTTCCAACACAGTTTTCTGCAACCCCTCCCCTATACCTCTCATCTCTCCtcttatttttagaaaaaaaggcAGAAGGTTTCGGGTGGAGTTGAAGCTGTCGTGGAATCGGAGATGGAGCTGGTCGAAAATGAAGTGTTCCAGTAGTACTCGGTGGACCGCCGGTGGGTCGATCGACCCCACGCGACCCCACCTGGGTCCGCCGCTGTGTCTAGGAGTCAATTAAAAATTTTCATCgatagttttgttttttttcgtCTAGGAACCTATCCTTTGCTTAATATATATGTAAAGCATATATTTGACGCATTCTTTGCTTAATATATGTAAAATAAC
Encoded here:
- the LOC121754221 gene encoding nascent polypeptide-associated complex subunit alpha, muscle-specific form-like isoform X6; this encodes MTDEKKPAEPPAPIDPKPPAPVDSTPPAPVDPTPPDPIDPTPPAPVDQTPPAPVYITPPAPVDQTPPVPVDSTPPAPVDSTPPAPIDPTPPSPVDQTPPAPVDITPPAPVDQTPPAPVDSTPPAPVDSTPPAPVDSTPPAPVDSTPPAPIDPTPPSPVDQTPPAPVDITPPAPVDQTPPAPVDSTAPAPVDSTAPAPVDSTAPAPVDSTPPAPVDSTPPAPVDSSPPAPVDSTPPAPIDPTPPSPVDQTPPAPVDITPPAPVDSTPPAPVDSTPPAPVDQTPPAPVDITPPAPVDQILPVPVDSTLPAPVDSTPPTPVDSTPTAPVDQTPPAPVDSTPPAPVDQTPPAPVDITSPASVDQTPPAPIDPTPPSPVDQTPTAPVDQTPPAPIDPTLPSPVDQTPPAPVDQTLPSPVDQTPPAPVDKTPPASVDKIPPPEEKVTAQEFRDALYNLPWSSIFAPYPHIEYQGGTNFTVGCEFSSTDSSSSEDDESAHLPLCETGPSTPVLSPPEGAVEESLVYARLCETGLLSPVVSPREGAVAKNIPDHISETGSSSPILSPPEGALEENLPDHKCEAAPSSRVLSPPEGAVAENISDHKCEAVPSSPVLSPPEGAVAEKLSDHKCEAAPSSPVLSPPEGAVAEKLSDHISETGSSPSICSPLEVAVAENLSDHECEAAPSSLVLSPPEGAVAEKLSDHISETGSSYPVLSPPEGAVAENLSDHISETGSSSPIVSPPEGAIAENLPDHKCETAPSSPVLSPPEGAIAENLSDHLSAVGASSPVLSPSLLDVADNLHPLWECVPPPPVLSPLEGKVAENPLDHEAIEAAFRGHPRLLMKQKIAGFDETGDSDFDPDDTVNDWEDDDRLDRPVFSPRYMNTGAGLVNLKNTCFMNSVLQCLVHTVLFFEGIIYQRNSLLCVCPNKTFCLKCSLEELFRSLTSGMTYYRPETLAQNLSHISPTFKVGQQEDAHEYLLKLWNKLMECDKYLDDKDNEHKIFVARLFRGRLVNKVMCSCGKISSKTEDAWDLQLPIENSDTLIGALQTYILTVVPDFRCENCGNEGIVQKIDLDQLPPVVTFHLKRFDRLNNKIKKHVSFPPKLDLKPFTRTKVTFSFPSILKFPYDYELYAILVHEGETPTAGHYYSFIRLNSNEWYRYEDSQVTAVDEEEVFKQMAYILFYAPGGETNFTDAVLALQSSEGFTPFEHAQGDEVGRSKKAGKGATKKAADRDESLIAKKKAADRDESLIAKKKAADEGVSVVAVKKGADKNKSSTSEGKWEVQKRRQRRIKL